A window of Candidatus Eisenbacteria bacterium genomic DNA:
TTGGCGATTTGCATCCTCGCTTCCTCGGCGCTCGCGGCGGACAAGAAGACGGATGCGAAGCCGGCCAAGGCCCCCATCGACAGCCTCGCCATGCTCGAGCGCGCGGTGGCCAAGGACTCCAGCAACTTCAACAACCTGCTCGCCCTGGGGACCAAGTACGTCGAGCGCGACCGTCCGCTCGAGGCCCAGCGCGTGCTGACCCGGGCGAACGTGGTGAAGCCCAAGAACGTCAAGGTGCTGGTCAATCTCGGGGCCGCCTACGACGCCGCCGGCTCGCCCGCCGACGCCCAGAGGTACTACCGCCAGGCTCTGGAGGTGGCGCCCGGCGACATGGTTGCCTCGTGCCGGCTCGCCAGCTCGCTCTACGCCCAGGGGAAGCACTCCGAGTCCATGGACCTCCTGCGGGGCGTGATCCAGCAGAAGCCGGTCGCCTA
This region includes:
- a CDS encoding tetratricopeptide repeat protein produces the protein MKFWFGSLLAICILASSALAADKKTDAKPAKAPIDSLAMLERAVAKDSSNFNNLLALGTKYVERDRPLEAQRVLTRANVVKPKNVKVLVNLGAAYDAAGSPADAQRYYRQALEVAPGDMVASCRLASSLYAQGKHSESMDLLRGVIQQKPVAYCAYFTMGVAFADAGIYREAIRMWKKVVEIAPDSPEAASARESIEVLQKFVGM